A DNA window from Anastrepha obliqua isolate idAnaObli1 chromosome 5, idAnaObli1_1.0, whole genome shotgun sequence contains the following coding sequences:
- the LOC129246823 gene encoding DNA fragmentation factor subunit beta isoform X1: MLNFIKDVMAPTTRSTKSEDNKDGGICTKIKTTANSVNESKPPPQMKGYKVTDNERSKKYGIGANSCQMLKDKAKLKFPIKDLRMYLSTDGFEVSDDDYFQTLAPQTLFIIAGPDEIITTDADFEFEKLRKTSPLLRVADIIYEFIEQNPEQFRKMITDYENRKICRQEALDNKQAYHSKTQLSLRTQHSEWFEGQEERCHSKEEAMARRAQDRMRSYYYKTKEELTRNKLYRQNLKARHVIDAVLEQFRYLLIGCDYFSMLFDRKCPKKHEILQQHLDDETDASAMLPNKRLRQVIKEYTARHKILDEWSVSLCTELGDFYCQGSYSDNGNCCALKHTINPYASRENLILFQVWNLDHQIELSRSILPALIENVRVLVEQPQRKCTLHNKCVIDISVLEYFLEIFSLKNLKLVHIVCHDKTQRANKSNGRLVCAQCHEYKIVQELMGVRSNEEAVKAAS, translated from the exons ATGTTAAATTTCATCAAAGACGTAATGGCTCCAACAACGCGCAGCACAAAGTCCGAAGACAATAAAGATGGCGGCATTTGTACCAAAATCAAAACTACTGCAAATAGTGTGAATGAATCTAAGCCTCCTCCGCAAATGAAGGGCTACAAAGTCACAGACAACGAACGTTCTAAAAAATACGGCATTGGTGCAAATTCGTGCCAAATGCTCAAGGACAAGGCGAAATTGAAGTTTCCT ATTAAAGATTTAAGGATGTATCTGTCCACTGATGGCTTTGAAGTATCTGATGATGATTACTTTCAGACCTTAGCGCCACAAACTCTTTTCATTATCGCTGGACCGGATGAAATCATAACAACAG ATGCCGACTTTGAATTCGAGAAGCTACGCAAAACATCGCCTTTGCTTCGTGTTGCCGatattatttatgaatttatcgAACAAAACCCGGAGCAATTCCGTAAAATgattacagactatgaaaatcGTAAGATTTGTCGCCAAGAAGCGCTCGACAATAAACAAGCGTACCACAGCAAAACTCAGCTTAGTCTGCGCACACAACATAGTGAATGGTTCGAGGGTCAAGAAGAACGCTGCCATTCCAAAGAAGAGGCAATGGCGCGTCGTGCACAAGACCGCATGCGCAGTTACTACTATAAAACAAAAGAGGAACTTACACGCAATAAACTATATCGGCAAAATCTTAAAGCACGTCACGTAATCGATGCTGTACTGGAACAATTTCGTTACCTTCTCATTGGTTGCGATTACTTCTCGATGTTATTCGATCGTAAGTGTCCGAAAAAGCATGAAATCTTGCAGCAGCATCTCGATGATGAAACGGACGCCAGTGCAATGTTGCCAAATAAACGTCTGCGTCAGGTCATCAAAGAGTACACAGCACGGCACAAGATATTAGACGAATGGTCAGTGTCACTCTGCACCGAGCTGGGAGATTTTTATTGCCAGGGTAGCTATTCGGATAATGGTAATTGTTGTGCGCTAAAGCACACGATCAATCCTTATGCGTCACGTGAGAATTTGATACTCTTCCAAGTGTGGAATTTGGATCATCAAATTGAGTTGTCACGTTCTATACTGCCGGCGTTAATTGAGAATGTACGGGTGCTGGTAGAGCAACCACAACGAAAGTGCACATTGCATAATAAGTGCGTCATTGACATCTCAGTATTGGAAtactttttagaaatattttcattgaaaaatttgaaattagtgCATATCGTATGTCATGATAAAACGCAACGGGCGAACAAATCCAATGGGCGTTTGGTGTGTGCGCAATGCCACGAGTACAAAATTGTGCAGGAGTTGATGGGTGTGCGCAGTAACGAGGAAGCAGTTAAGGCAgcaagttaa
- the LOC129246823 gene encoding DNA fragmentation factor subunit beta isoform X2: MLNFIKDVMAPTTRSTKSEDNKDGGICTKIKTTANSVNESKPPPQMKGYKVTDNERSKKYGIGANSCQMLKDKAKLKFPIKDLRMYLSTDGFEVSDDDYFQTLAPQTLFIIAGPDEIITTDADFEFEKLRKTSPLLRVADIIYEFIEQNPEQFRKMITDYENRKICRQEALDNKQAYHSKTQLSLRTQHSEWFEGQEERCHSKEEAMARRAQDRMRSYYYKTKEELTRNKLYRQNLKARHVIDAVLEQFRYLLIGCDYFSMLFDRKCPKKHEILQQHLDDETDASAMLPNKRLRQVIKEYTARHKILDEWSVSLCTELGDFYCQGSYSDNGNCCALKHTINPYASRENLILFQVWNLDHQIELSRSILPALIENVRVLVEQPQRKCTLHNNAYRMS; this comes from the exons ATGTTAAATTTCATCAAAGACGTAATGGCTCCAACAACGCGCAGCACAAAGTCCGAAGACAATAAAGATGGCGGCATTTGTACCAAAATCAAAACTACTGCAAATAGTGTGAATGAATCTAAGCCTCCTCCGCAAATGAAGGGCTACAAAGTCACAGACAACGAACGTTCTAAAAAATACGGCATTGGTGCAAATTCGTGCCAAATGCTCAAGGACAAGGCGAAATTGAAGTTTCCT ATTAAAGATTTAAGGATGTATCTGTCCACTGATGGCTTTGAAGTATCTGATGATGATTACTTTCAGACCTTAGCGCCACAAACTCTTTTCATTATCGCTGGACCGGATGAAATCATAACAACAG ATGCCGACTTTGAATTCGAGAAGCTACGCAAAACATCGCCTTTGCTTCGTGTTGCCGatattatttatgaatttatcgAACAAAACCCGGAGCAATTCCGTAAAATgattacagactatgaaaatcGTAAGATTTGTCGCCAAGAAGCGCTCGACAATAAACAAGCGTACCACAGCAAAACTCAGCTTAGTCTGCGCACACAACATAGTGAATGGTTCGAGGGTCAAGAAGAACGCTGCCATTCCAAAGAAGAGGCAATGGCGCGTCGTGCACAAGACCGCATGCGCAGTTACTACTATAAAACAAAAGAGGAACTTACACGCAATAAACTATATCGGCAAAATCTTAAAGCACGTCACGTAATCGATGCTGTACTGGAACAATTTCGTTACCTTCTCATTGGTTGCGATTACTTCTCGATGTTATTCGATCGTAAGTGTCCGAAAAAGCATGAAATCTTGCAGCAGCATCTCGATGATGAAACGGACGCCAGTGCAATGTTGCCAAATAAACGTCTGCGTCAGGTCATCAAAGAGTACACAGCACGGCACAAGATATTAGACGAATGGTCAGTGTCACTCTGCACCGAGCTGGGAGATTTTTATTGCCAGGGTAGCTATTCGGATAATGGTAATTGTTGTGCGCTAAAGCACACGATCAATCCTTATGCGTCACGTGAGAATTTGATACTCTTCCAAGTGTGGAATTTGGATCATCAAATTGAGTTGTCACGTTCTATACTGCCGGCGTTAATTGAGAATGTACGGGTGCTGGTAGAGCAACCACAACGAAAGTGCACATTGCATAATAA tgCATATCGTATGTCATGA